GCTATTAACTTTAGCTTTGGTGAACCTCTGAGCCGCGATCCTCGACCGGAGGCTACTTTAGATGGCAATGCTTTACTAACTTTATGTGTTGACTGGTCTAGTCGCGTTCATGATGTTTTGTATGCGATCGCAGGCAATCAGGGTAAAGGTGGTATTCCTATTCCTACAGATAATTTTAACGGAATCAACGTCGCTTTTTCATCCCGCCGAGGGGGAGTTTTTAATAAAGTAGACGTGGCTAATCTGGCGAGTGCTAACCAAGGAGTTAGTGGCAAGCTAGCGGGAAGGGAGTTTAATCTTGGTGGGCGTAGTGCTATTGGTTTAGTTGCTCCTGGAAATAACATTCCTTTGCTCAATCCAGATGGCAAATTTAACAAGGTTACGGGTACGAGTTTTGCAGCGCCTCAAGTTACGGCTACAGTTGCTCTATTGGAAGAACTTGCTGACCGACAGATTCGGACAAAACAACCCCACTGGAGCATCGATGCTCGACATCATCAAGTCATGAAAGCTGTATTGCTAAATTCAGCAGACAAAATCCAAGATAGTGGTGATGGCTTGCGTTTGGGAATGACTAGGACGCTAATTGATAAACAAAATCAAAATTGGTTAGATTCTGATGCTTATAAAGATCCCAAGATTCCCTTGGATGCCCAAATGGGAGCGGGTCATTTAAACGCATTTCGCGCTTACCAGCAATTTAGTGCTGGTCAATGGCAGCCATCAGCTACAGTGCCAGCTATTGGTTGGGATTATCGCACAGTTGATGTTGGAGCATCTGTTGACTATATATTAGCAAAACCGCTAAAACAGGGGAGTTTTGTTGCTGTTACCCTGAGTTGGGATCGATTGGTGGAACTCAACGATAAAAATAAAAACCAGCAATATGATGTGGGCGAGAATTTTCGCGATCGCGGTTTGAATAATCTCGACCTATACTTAGTAAAAGCTAATGCTCAGAATTCAGATGGGGGTGCTGTTTGCTCCTCAATCAGTCAAGTTGATAGTGTAGAACATATTTTCTGCCCCGTTGCTGCTACTGGCAATTACAAAATCCGTGTCCAGTTTCGTCAAAAGCTCAATGAAGCGACTCAGCCTTATAGTTTAGCTTGGTGGAGTGTGCCGATTAATTAATTTAAATCAGGTAGCACAACTGTTATCTGTATGAACTTACAGCGTTTTTTATTTATTTGAACCACAATCCCTTATAGGGGCGCACAGCCGTGTGCATTGGTGTCAACTTAAGCTGAAACTCCTTTAAAACCTCGTTTCCAGCCTCCGGCTGGAAATGCAACTCAAAAGCGGCTCTGCCGCCAGTAAAGAGAGGCGGGCCTCAAAGACAAGCATTCCCAGTCGGAGACTGGGAACGAGACAATCTAAAAGCTAGTTTTAGACTTGATTTCACGTTAAATTGACACTAATGAGCCGTGTGTCCTTATAAAATTTCTGTATTTCATGCAACTGAAAAACGTGATTTTATCTATAAAAATCGAGCATAATTGGTTATTTTCTGATTACGTAGCTTACAATACGTTTATAGATAAATAGAAAAATTCCTAGAAATCAAAATTTTTCATAACTTGTCTGCATAGCCGCCTCAATCAGGAATTAGCAACTCTCACAAGTTGTGTTGACTTCTTCCGATCCACTCACTTGCTGTTACAAAAACTGTAACAGTCGATTTTTCTATTGGAGCAAATGCAATAGTTAATCATTGACACAGCTTATGCGTCAACCACAAGCACAGATCGGGAATCTTTGGCAAGTGAGGTAGCAGAATGAATCGACAGAAATTTAGTGATGCGAAAGAAAATTTTCTGCAAAGACGTTACGGTGTGAGTCTGGGCAGACGTTATGCTCTAGCAGCTGCAAGTGTTGTTCTATTCAGTGTACTAGGGTGTTCTCAAGTCGATAGTAATAAAAATGCCTTAGCCCAATCTAGTTTACCTCAACCAGAAAATCCGTTGCAAAAAAAAACAGTCAATACTGATACAAAAATAGTTGAGTCTAGCAATAAGTTTGGCTTCAAACTGTTTTCAGAAGTGCTGAAAAATGATCGGGGTGAGAAGAATATTTTTATCTCACCTTCGAGTGTGGCGATCGCTCTTGCTATGACCTACAACGGCGCTAGCGGCTCGACTCAACAAGCAATGGCAAAAACCCTAGAACTACAAGGGATGAATCTACCAGAAATCAACTCTTCTTATGCGGCGGCATTAAAGCAGCTTTTAGAAAATCCTGATGCGAAAGTGCAACTGAAGATCGCTAACT
This Nostoc sp. C052 DNA region includes the following protein-coding sequences:
- a CDS encoding S8 family serine peptidase yields the protein MTKKLTWIIWGLSASCLSAPVIASALESALGTNGIDALKLHQAPYNLTGRKIAIGQVEIGRPGMFGWDKAVSKNRAISLAAVFLRNGPAKSNSGVDPHAYNVAGVMVSQNKALPGVAPGARLYSSAVGSTKSMGQPEECLSAQHIALQNGGDVRAINFSFGEPLSRDPRPEATLDGNALLTLCVDWSSRVHDVLYAIAGNQGKGGIPIPTDNFNGINVAFSSRRGGVFNKVDVANLASANQGVSGKLAGREFNLGGRSAIGLVAPGNNIPLLNPDGKFNKVTGTSFAAPQVTATVALLEELADRQIRTKQPHWSIDARHHQVMKAVLLNSADKIQDSGDGLRLGMTRTLIDKQNQNWLDSDAYKDPKIPLDAQMGAGHLNAFRAYQQFSAGQWQPSATVPAIGWDYRTVDVGASVDYILAKPLKQGSFVAVTLSWDRLVELNDKNKNQQYDVGENFRDRGLNNLDLYLVKANAQNSDGGAVCSSISQVDSVEHIFCPVAATGNYKIRVQFRQKLNEATQPYSLAWWSVPIN